The following are encoded together in the Armatimonadota bacterium genome:
- a CDS encoding phosphoribosylanthranilate isomerase: protein MQHPFVKICGMTRPQDIRLALSLGARYVGCVVDVPRSPRTVTISRAAELSKAAPGALVCVVVDMPRDDLRRLVETAAPAAVQLHGSETACAMRNLKRQFPNLAIWRVVGVEASHALEQTIATASMAAHSGADAVLLDASVGGLSGGTGLTCDWDVAARVVSALDVPVILAGGLCPENAVHAAQSVRPAGIDLSSGVEERPGIKSPERMRALFRALEAL from the coding sequence ATGCAGCATCCTTTCGTCAAGATCTGCGGCATGACCCGCCCCCAAGACATCCGGCTGGCTCTCTCGCTGGGCGCGCGGTACGTCGGCTGCGTGGTGGATGTCCCGCGCTCGCCGCGCACGGTCACGATTTCGCGGGCTGCCGAGCTCTCCAAAGCTGCCCCGGGAGCCCTCGTCTGCGTGGTAGTGGACATGCCTCGCGACGACCTGCGCCGGCTAGTCGAGACCGCAGCCCCGGCCGCGGTGCAGCTACACGGGTCCGAGACCGCATGCGCAATGCGGAATCTGAAGCGTCAGTTTCCCAACCTGGCGATATGGCGGGTGGTTGGGGTGGAGGCCTCGCATGCCCTCGAGCAGACAATTGCCACCGCGTCCATGGCTGCCCACTCAGGCGCCGACGCTGTCCTCCTGGATGCCTCCGTGGGCGGCCTGTCCGGAGGCACCGGGTTGACCTGCGACTGGGATGTCGCTGCGAGAGTGGTCTCGGCTCTGGATGTCCCTGTCATTCTTGCCGGGGGCCTTTGTCCTGAAAATGCTGTCCACGCGGCACAGAGCGTGCGTCCGGCCGGCATTGACCTGTCCAGCGGAGTGGAGGAGAGACCGGGGATCAAGTCACCCGAACGCATGCGCGCTTTGTTTCGCGCACTGGAGGCCCTCTGA
- a CDS encoding Gfo/Idh/MocA family oxidoreductase, with protein MNKVKHGVIGLGWFGEKHCEAIESIPNAELYALCTRTKSRLKEVGARFGVKKLFTDYHEMLADPELESVSIVTMWDQHVEPALAALKAGKHVFCEKPMASTVKDCRRLVDAAKKARGYFMVGHICRFNPRYAMAKRQIEEGAIGDILYIYARRNIPCWVTTGVLPKIGPIVGDGVHDTDLMLWYTGAKIVSAYAQTNQFRDFPNPDLGVTMYKFDTGASAVLEDIWCLPDQTAFQIDERMEIIGTKGQISIQEVSPNLAVAGPKGWTCPDTTYWPTIHGKLMGALPAELQYFAGCIQDGTPPSVITPEESLAAVEACLAAEKSAATGKIVKL; from the coding sequence GTGAACAAGGTCAAACACGGTGTTATCGGTCTGGGCTGGTTTGGTGAAAAGCACTGCGAGGCCATCGAGTCCATCCCCAACGCAGAGCTGTACGCCTTGTGTACACGCACCAAGTCCCGCCTGAAGGAAGTCGGCGCGCGATTCGGTGTGAAGAAGCTGTTCACCGACTACCACGAAATGCTGGCGGACCCGGAGCTCGAGTCTGTGAGCATCGTGACCATGTGGGACCAGCATGTGGAGCCCGCGCTGGCTGCCCTCAAGGCCGGGAAGCACGTCTTCTGTGAGAAGCCCATGGCCTCCACCGTCAAAGACTGCCGGCGCCTGGTGGATGCGGCGAAGAAGGCACGCGGGTACTTCATGGTAGGTCATATCTGCCGATTCAACCCCCGCTATGCCATGGCCAAGCGCCAAATCGAGGAGGGCGCCATCGGCGATATCCTCTACATTTACGCGCGGCGCAACATTCCATGCTGGGTGACCACCGGAGTCCTCCCCAAGATCGGTCCGATCGTGGGCGATGGGGTGCACGACACCGACCTCATGCTCTGGTATACTGGCGCGAAGATCGTGAGCGCTTACGCCCAGACCAACCAGTTCCGGGACTTTCCCAACCCCGACCTTGGCGTCACCATGTACAAGTTCGATACCGGCGCGTCGGCGGTGCTCGAGGATATCTGGTGCCTTCCTGACCAGACAGCGTTTCAGATCGACGAGCGCATGGAAATTATCGGCACCAAGGGGCAGATCAGCATTCAGGAGGTCAGCCCCAATCTCGCGGTGGCGGGACCGAAGGGGTGGACCTGCCCCGACACCACCTATTGGCCCACCATCCACGGGAAGCTCATGGGGGCTCTGCCCGCAGAACTGCAATACTTCGCCGGCTGCATCCAGGATGGCACGCCACCCAGCGTCATCACACCCGAGGAGTCGCTGGCTGCGGTGGAAGCTTGCCTTGCGGCGGAGAAGTCGGCAGCAACGGGCAAGATCGTGAAACTCTGA